A region from the Tachyglossus aculeatus isolate mTacAcu1 chromosome 5, mTacAcu1.pri, whole genome shotgun sequence genome encodes:
- the CD276 gene encoding CD276 antigen, with protein sequence MLSLWLVTGGLLLWVKGTGAVEIQVPDDPVVALVGRDATLSCSFSPTPNFSLADLSLIWQLTDTKRLVHSFAHGQDQLADQGGGFANRTSLFYDQLPSGNVSLLLRRVQIADEGSFTCFVRVQDYSSAAVTLQVAAPYSKPNMNLEPNKNLKPGDPVMVTCSSYQGYPEAVVTWRDGQGRNLTDNVTTSQMANEEGLFDVHSVLTVVLEANGTYSCLVTNPVLQQDAHGSVTITGQHLTFPPEALWVTVGLSICILGLLVALAYVCRKKIKQSCEEENAGAEDQDEEGEEPKTALQPLKSTDSKEDDGQEIE encoded by the exons gcacaggtgctgtggagatccAGGTCCCTGACGATCCCGTGGTGGCGCTGGTGGGCAGAGATGccaccctgagttgctccttcagccccacacctAACTTTAGCCTGGCCGACCTCAGCCTGATCTGGCAGCTGACGGACACAAAGCGGCTGGTGCATAGCTTTGCCCATGGGCAGGACCAGCTGGCTGACCAAGGTGGGGGCTTTGCCAACCGCACCTCCCTCTTCTACGACCAGCTACCCTCGGGCAATGTCTCCCTGCTGCTGCGGCGGGTGCAGATCGCTGATGAGGGCAGCTTCACCTGCTTCGTTCGTGTGCAGGACTACAGCAGCGCAGCCGTGACCCTGCAGGTGGCCG ctccATATTCCAAACCCAACATGAACCTGGAGCCCAACAAGAATCTGAAACCCGGGGACCCAGTGATGGTCACCTGCTCCAGCTACCAGGGCTACCCGGAGGCCGTGGTCACCTGGCGGGATGGCCAAGGGCGCAACCTGACAGACAACGTGACCACTTCCCAGATGGCCAATGAGGAGGGGCTGTTTGATGTGCACAGCGTGTTGACGGTGGTGCTGGAAGCCAACGGAACCTACAGCTGCTTGGTGACTAACCCCGTGCTGCAGCAGGATGCCCACGGCTCTGTCACCATCACAG GTCAACACCTGACATTCCCTCCCGAGGCCTTGTGGGTGACTGTGGGCCTCTCCATCTGCATCCTGGGGCTGCTGGTGGCCCTGGCCTATGTGTGCAGGAAGAAGATTAAACAGAGCTGCGAGGAAGAGAATGCAG GGGCAGAGGACcaagatgaggaaggggaggaacccaAGACAG CCCTTCAGCCTCTGAAAAGCACCGACAGCAAAGAAG ATGATGGACAAGAAATTGAGTGA